Part of the Streptomyces sp. NBC_01353 genome, AGTCATGAACCTGCGTAGAACCCTCCAACGGAAGCGGGCACTCGCTGACGGGACCTCAGGCGAGGCCGCCCGTGCCCGCGTTCGGGCGGACAAGGCCACGCAGTCGTCGCCCCGCCGGACCGAGGTCACGCTGGGAAGCGTCTTCCGGGCCTTCTGGCGCTACCCCTCACCGTGGATGATCAGCGGGGTCCTGGTGACAGTGCTTGCCTGCAGGGTCGTCATGTGGGACTGGCGCATCGACGACGCGTACGCCCCGGTCATCCTGATCCTGCTGTTTCCGCTCCTCGAGTGGCTGATACACGTCTTCGTGCTGCACTGGCGTCCGAGGAAGGTCGCCGGAGTCGTCCTGGACACCCTTCTGGCGAGGAAGCACCGCGAACACCACGTCGACCCGCGCCAAGTCCCCCTGATCTTCATCCCCTGGAAGGCCCTCGTCTGGGTCATCGTGGGCTACAACGCGGCGGCCCTCATCGCCTTCCCGCGACTGGGCCAGGCCCTGACGTTCATGGTGACGGTGGCGGTGG contains:
- a CDS encoding sterol desaturase family protein — encoded protein: MNLRRTLQRKRALADGTSGEAARARVRADKATQSSPRRTEVTLGSVFRAFWRYPSPWMISGVLVTVLACRVVMWDWRIDDAYAPVILILLFPLLEWLIHVFVLHWRPRKVAGVVLDTLLARKHREHHVDPRQVPLIFIPWKALVWVIVGYNAAALIAFPRLGQALTFMVTVAVAGLVYEWTHYLIHSDYRPRSRAYKAVWRNHRLHHYKNEHYWFTVTTTASADRLLGTYPDPATVQTSPTAKNLHGVA